Sequence from the Cenarchaeum symbiont of Oopsacas minuta genome:
CATTGCGTGAAAAATATCGTGCAATTTGGGAAGAGTATGCTGCCCATCAAAGTAAAGAATCAAAGATGGTACACGAGATTGATAAATTCGATATGGGGTTACAAGCAAACATATACGCTAAAGATGGTGCATCATCTAGAAAAGATCTTCAGGTATTCATAGAATCTGCAGAAAAAAAGATAACAAATCCAAAAATAAAATCAATGCTAGAATTGTTTTCAAAATGAGGTTAACACGAATCGCCACATCCACATGATACATCTTTTATCATGCGAAACTTGTCTGATTGTTCGTGACAGGATTGTACATAGTGTGCAAGATTTACAATCCTATTTCGAATCGCAGGATTTTTCCAACTACCTTCTCCTTTTAGCCAAGAATCAATCTCTAGTGTATCATAACAGCTATCATTGTTCATAATGTTACTAAATACGGTTTTCACATATTTGATATTGGATTCATCAAGTTTAGATTTGTCTTGAATCATTGTGGTCATCTCATTTAATTTTTCTATTGTATAGTTATCTAATGGCATAAGATTTATCTCAATATCTGTGCATATAACAGCTTTGAACATAAAATGATTTTTATAATTATTTATGATTTTAACAATATGCAGTATTTTAGTGCTTTAAGAGCAGGGCAAAAAAGAGTCGCAATTGCTAGAGAATATCTAAATGGGGTATGCGGAGGTAATGCCATGCCCGCATTAGCACTTGCCAACGACACCAAAGATGGATGGACGCCTGTCGGTGAAGAAATGTTGTACGCTGCAATAGATGAATCATCGGGTTTTGTTTTAACTGATACGAGTGGATATATTATAAGCATAGTTGATTCAGCTGGAATTTCAAAGGCATTGATTCAGGGTGTTACACAAAAACAGAAAGAAAACATGGTAAACACATTTGAATCAGATGGGATATGTAAATACGATGGCAAGGTAACGTTGCCAGTATAATTAACCATAAAATGTAAAGCTTTAGGTATGTGAAAGTGTATGTAATACACATGGTAGGAAAATTCTCGCAAGAGATAGAAGTTTCAGGACATTTGGTAGATTCTTCAATTCTTTCACGCATATTCAACGTCATAGTTGATGTAAATGGCGAATTCGAAGTTTTAGAAATTAATATTGGAAAAAAGAAACATGATGAAAGCTATGCACGACTTTCAGTTTGGGGTAAAAATTTTACCCATTTGAATAAAATATTAGAGCTTACATACAGAGAAGGTGCATCATCAAAACTACAAAAAGAAGTAAAACTCAAAGCTGCACAAAAAGATATGGTTATGCCAATAAATTTTTACAGTACAACAAACAATCGTACAAAAATCTACCTACATAAAAAATGGATAAATGTTACCAATACGATGATGGATAAATGCATCATTGTGAAAAAATCCACCGCTATGTGCATTCCTATACGTGAAGTTCGACGCGGAGATCTTATTGTCGTTGGAGAAGATGGGGTTCAAGTAACGCCACCTGTAAGACCACGTGATGGAACTAATGTCTTTGAATTCATGGGTAGTGGTGGTTCTAGCGAGAGACCTACTCAACATATTGCAAAAAACCTTGCAAAAGACATCATAGATATTAAAAAATCCAAAGGTAAGGTAGTGTTG
This genomic interval carries:
- a CDS encoding LOR/SDH bifunctional domain-containing protein, whose product is MKVYVIHMVGKFSQEIEVSGHLVDSSILSRIFNVIVDVNGEFEVLEINIGKKKHDESYARLSVWGKNFTHLNKILELTYREGASSKLQKEVKLKAAQKDMVMPINFYSTTNNRTKIYLHKKWINVTNTMMDKCIIVKKSTAMCIPIREVRRGDLIVVGEDGVQVTPPVRPRDGTNVFEFMGSGGSSERPTQHIAKNLAKDIIDIKKSKGKVVLVGGPAIVHTGAADAIAEMIKQGYIGAVLAGNALAVHDIEYATLGTSLGMNVKDGTLAVKGHRNHMDTVNAVFESGSIKNMIKKGKLKKGIMYECVKQHIPFVLAGSIRDDGPLPDVITDVVEAQKLYKNVLKDAKMVMMVSTMLHSIATGNMLPADVKVIIVDINQPTVTKLMDRGTWQALGIVTDVGAFMPMLATHIKKITK